A window from Centropristis striata isolate RG_2023a ecotype Rhode Island chromosome 4, C.striata_1.0, whole genome shotgun sequence encodes these proteins:
- the LOC131970612 gene encoding lysophosphatidic acid receptor 6-like, with the protein MFNVTLENGTELDKKNTVYALVFGSVLALGLPLNAVSLWILLRCHSLKTPSAVFMVNLAISDLLLVISLPMRVYFYATGTWPLGDLACICITMFFRNNIRSSSIFITFISVDRLLAVVYPLRSRHLRTACNALKAAGLAWLFVFVVNVPESVGFARFLKGINESICFEFGPRPLPTSPLVYLQPVLVFSLLAVNIVSTALVSWTLRRRLNDSTRVRNKVNIMLLFAMNLMMFTVFFLPVSLFVLFKSWRPALTSLICLASVNCCLDPLLYYFSFDGFWKGKEDVDSSAARE; encoded by the coding sequence ATGTTCAACGTTACACTAGAGAATGGAACGGAGCTGGATAAGAAGAACACGGTGTACGCTCTGGTGTTTGGATCTGTTTTGGCGCTGGGTCTGCCTCTCAATGCTGTCTCACTGTGGATTCTGTTACGCTGCCACAGCCTCAAAACCCCCAGCGCTGTCTTCATGGTCAACCTGGCCATCTCTGACCTGCTGCTGGTCATCTCCTTGCCCATGAGGGTCTACTTTTACGCCACGGGCACCTGGCCTCTGGGCGATCTGGCGTGCATCTGTATCACAATGTTCTTTCGCAACAACATCCGCTCCAGCTCCATCTTCATCACCTTCATCAGCGTGGACCGGCTGCTGGCTGTGGTTTATCCTCTGAGGTCACGCCATCTTCGGACCGCTTGCAACGCTCTGAAAGCTGCCGGGCTCGCTTGGCTGTTTGTGTTCGTGGTCAACGTGCCAGAAAGTGTGGGATTCGCAAGATTTTTAAAAGGCATCAATGAATCCATCTGTTTTGAATTTGGTCCCAGGCCGCTCCCTACATCACCGCTAGTTTATCTCCAGCCGGTGTTGGTGTTCAGCCTGTTGGCGGTCAACATCGTGTCCACCGCTCTCGTCTCTTGGACTCTACGAAGACGTCTGAATGATTCAACGAGGGTCAGAAACAAGGTGAACATCATGCTGCTTTTCGCCATGAACTTGATGATGTTCACTGTATTTTTCCTGCCGGtgtcattgtttgttttatttaaaagctGGAGACCTGCTCTCACATCACTGATATGTCTGGCTAGTGTCAACTGCTGCCTGGATCCTCTGTTGTATTACTTTTCTTTTGATGGTTTCTGGAAGGGAAAAGAGGATGTGGATAGTTCTGCTGCCAGAGAATAG